The Blastococcus sp. HT6-4 genome window below encodes:
- a CDS encoding thiolase family protein, with translation MSSTERRPRSLREVVFVDGVRTPFGKAGPKGIYAETRADDLVVRCIRELMRRNPALPADRVDEVAIAATTQIGDQGLTIGRTAALLAGLPKSVPGYAIDRMCAGAMTAVTTTASGIAFGAYDVAIAGGVEHMGHHPMGEGVDPNPRIVSEKLVDPSALVMGSTAENLHDRFPHLTKERCDAFALASQHKYAKAVANGKIGPELVPVATRSAEQGWGLATVDEPPRPNTTLEGLGTLKTPFRPHGNVTAGNAAGLNDGATGCLLAAEEVAEELGLDVGMRLVGYGFAGVEPEVMGIGPVPSTEKALARTGLSISDIGLFELNEAFAVQVLAFLDHFGIADDDERVNPWGGAIAVGHPLASSGVRLMTQLSRQFAERPDVRYGLTAMCVGLGMGATVIWENPNWEGFQK, from the coding sequence GTGTCTTCCACTGAGCGGCGGCCACGCTCGCTGCGCGAGGTCGTCTTCGTCGACGGCGTCCGCACCCCCTTCGGCAAGGCCGGTCCGAAGGGCATCTACGCCGAGACGCGCGCCGACGACCTGGTCGTGCGCTGCATCCGCGAGCTGATGCGCCGCAACCCGGCCCTGCCGGCCGACCGGGTGGACGAGGTCGCCATCGCCGCCACGACCCAGATCGGCGACCAGGGGCTGACCATCGGCCGCACCGCCGCCCTCCTCGCGGGCCTGCCGAAGTCCGTCCCCGGGTACGCCATCGACCGGATGTGCGCCGGCGCCATGACCGCCGTCACCACGACCGCGAGCGGCATCGCCTTCGGCGCCTACGACGTCGCCATCGCCGGCGGCGTCGAGCACATGGGCCACCACCCCATGGGTGAGGGAGTCGACCCGAACCCCCGGATCGTCAGCGAGAAGCTGGTCGACCCGTCGGCGCTGGTCATGGGCTCGACCGCGGAGAACCTGCACGACCGCTTCCCGCACCTGACCAAGGAGCGCTGCGACGCCTTCGCGCTGGCCAGCCAGCACAAGTACGCGAAGGCGGTGGCCAACGGGAAGATCGGCCCCGAGCTCGTGCCCGTCGCCACCCGGTCGGCCGAGCAGGGCTGGGGGCTGGCCACCGTCGACGAGCCGCCGCGGCCGAACACGACCCTCGAGGGCCTCGGCACGCTGAAGACCCCGTTCCGTCCGCACGGCAACGTGACCGCCGGCAACGCGGCCGGTCTCAACGACGGCGCCACCGGTTGCCTGCTGGCCGCCGAGGAGGTGGCCGAGGAGCTCGGCCTGGACGTCGGCATGCGCCTGGTCGGCTACGGCTTCGCCGGCGTCGAGCCCGAGGTGATGGGCATCGGCCCCGTGCCGTCGACGGAGAAGGCGCTGGCCCGCACCGGCCTGTCCATCTCCGACATCGGCCTGTTCGAGCTCAACGAGGCCTTCGCCGTCCAGGTGCTGGCCTTCCTCGACCACTTCGGCATCGCCGATGACGACGAGCGCGTCAACCCGTGGGGCGGCGCGATCGCCGTCGGCCACCCGCTGGCCTCCTCCGGCGTCCGCCTGATGACCCAGCTGTCCCGCCAGTTCGCCGAGCGGCCCGACGTCCGCTACGGCCTGACCGCCATGTGCGTGGGCCTCGGCATGGGCGCCACCGTGATCTGGGAGAACCCGAACTGGGAGGGGTTCCAGAAGTGA
- a CDS encoding DUF4177 domain-containing protein — protein sequence MPTWEYASVITANDAESQRAGVSVKLPGGQSERQQGDTSSVLNKLGAEGWELVSYHSSGAGTWGFEQFWLKRQAGS from the coding sequence GTGCCCACGTGGGAATACGCCTCGGTCATCACCGCCAACGACGCCGAGTCGCAGCGGGCCGGAGTGAGCGTCAAGCTCCCCGGTGGTCAGTCGGAACGGCAGCAGGGCGACACCAGCTCGGTGCTCAACAAGCTCGGTGCCGAGGGGTGGGAGCTGGTCAGCTACCACTCCAGCGGCGCCGGCACCTGGGGGTTCGAGCAGTTCTGGCTGAAGCGGCAGGCCGGCTCCTGA
- a CDS encoding substrate-binding domain-containing protein, whose protein sequence is MARRRTLTTAIAAALVFGLAACGGDDGNGGTGGTGGGGGGGGGGEAAGKVGVILPDTASSARWESADRPLLEAAFEEAGVEHDIQNAQGDAQRMATIAEQMITEGVTVLAITNLDSASGAAIQRQAEQQGVQTIDYDRLTLGGESDYYVSFDNVEVGRLQGEGLAQCLGDEPANIAFLNGSPDDNNATLFSQGAHEVLDPMDQYTVVAEQSVPDWDNQQAATIFEQMYTQAGGDIQGVLAANDGLANAVISILSRNNVAGEVPVTGQDATVEGLQNILADRQCMTVYKPIQEEAQALADLAVALVNGEEPEVDGTVEDPEGDREVPSVLLEPVSIFRDNVSRVIEDGYQSAEDVCTGEFAAACEELGIS, encoded by the coding sequence ATGGCGCGACGGCGCACCCTGACGACGGCGATCGCGGCGGCCCTGGTCTTCGGCCTGGCCGCGTGTGGTGGCGACGACGGCAACGGCGGCACCGGTGGCACCGGTGGCGGTGGCGGTGGCGGTGGCGGCGGCGAGGCTGCCGGCAAGGTCGGCGTGATCCTTCCCGACACCGCATCCTCGGCCCGCTGGGAGTCGGCCGACCGCCCTCTGCTCGAGGCGGCCTTCGAGGAGGCCGGCGTCGAGCACGACATCCAGAACGCGCAGGGTGACGCCCAACGCATGGCGACCATCGCCGAGCAGATGATCACCGAGGGCGTCACCGTCCTGGCGATCACGAACCTCGACTCGGCCTCCGGTGCGGCCATCCAGCGCCAGGCCGAGCAGCAGGGCGTGCAGACGATCGACTACGACCGGCTGACGCTCGGTGGCGAGAGCGACTACTACGTCTCGTTCGACAACGTCGAGGTCGGCCGCCTGCAGGGCGAGGGCCTGGCGCAGTGCCTCGGTGACGAGCCGGCCAACATCGCGTTCCTCAACGGCTCGCCCGACGACAACAACGCCACGCTGTTCTCCCAGGGTGCCCACGAGGTCCTCGACCCGATGGACCAGTACACGGTGGTCGCCGAGCAGTCGGTGCCCGACTGGGACAACCAGCAGGCCGCGACGATCTTCGAGCAGATGTACACCCAGGCCGGCGGTGACATCCAGGGTGTCCTGGCCGCCAACGACGGCCTCGCCAACGCCGTGATCTCGATCCTGTCCCGCAACAACGTGGCGGGGGAGGTCCCGGTCACCGGTCAGGACGCGACCGTCGAGGGTCTGCAGAACATCCTCGCCGACCGCCAGTGCATGACGGTCTACAAGCCGATCCAGGAGGAGGCGCAGGCCCTGGCCGACCTCGCCGTCGCCCTGGTCAACGGCGAGGAGCCGGAGGTCGACGGCACGGTGGAGGACCCCGAGGGTGACCGCGAGGTGCCGTCGGTGCTGCTCGAGCCGGTCTCGATCTTCCGGGACAACGTCTCGCGGGTCATCGAGGACGGCTACCAGAGCGCCGAGGACGTCTGCACCGGCGAGTTCGCCGCTGCCTGCGAGGAGCTCGGCATCTCCTGA
- a CDS encoding 3-hydroxyacyl-CoA dehydrogenase NAD-binding domain-containing protein yields MTNAVFDNEVVTAAKLRFLTYPGLAGEIALITLDNGHDHTRPSTFGPGGLASLDAALDEISARTPAPAAIAVTGKPFIFAVGADLSGVPSVTDGAAAREIAETGHRVFRRLKDSSIPTFAFVNGVALGGGLELALHCHYRTISSGAAVGFPEAFLGLVPGWGGTQLLPNLIGIDAAVTVIVENALAQNRMTPAPKVVKLGIADALFEPADFLERSLEWAVGVLGGSVTPVRPEIDRSTWDDAIARARAVVAARTRNASPGPVRSVELLDLARAGAEGEAFTAGTAAEDDALTELLMSDPLRASLYAFDLVNRRAKRPAGAPDRKLARKVTKVGVVGAGLMASQLAMLFVRQLKVPVVLTDIDQARVDKGVAYVHGELDKLAQRGRLSADKLNQLKGLVTGSLSKDVFADADLVIEAVFEEMSVKQQVFAEVEAVVSPECVLATNTSALSVTEMAAKLEHPERVVGLHFFNPVAVLPLLEVVRAEQTDDATLATAFAVGKSLKKSCVLVADAPAFVVNRLLTRFLGEVTAAVEQGTPVSVAEKALDPLGLPMTPFELLSLVGPAVALHVAERMHEAFPGRFAVGEGLRTIVELGRTSVFVEPGVVDPELADAFAGDQPLTEEEVHDRAVEALAQEIRLMLDEGVVQAVQDIDLSMILGAGWPFWLGGISAYLDRTGVSERVTGSRFLPEGVASLPA; encoded by the coding sequence GTGACGAACGCCGTCTTCGACAACGAGGTCGTGACCGCCGCCAAGCTGCGGTTCCTGACCTACCCGGGGCTGGCCGGGGAGATCGCCCTGATCACCCTGGACAACGGGCACGACCACACCCGGCCCTCGACCTTCGGGCCGGGCGGGCTGGCGTCCCTCGACGCCGCCCTCGACGAGATCTCGGCGCGTACCCCGGCGCCGGCGGCCATCGCCGTCACCGGCAAGCCGTTCATCTTCGCGGTGGGGGCCGACCTCTCCGGCGTTCCGTCAGTGACCGATGGCGCTGCCGCACGGGAGATCGCCGAGACCGGCCACCGGGTGTTCCGCCGGCTCAAGGACTCGTCGATCCCGACGTTCGCCTTCGTCAACGGCGTCGCGCTCGGCGGCGGCCTGGAGCTGGCGCTGCACTGCCACTACCGGACGATCAGCAGCGGCGCAGCCGTCGGCTTCCCCGAGGCCTTCCTCGGGCTGGTCCCCGGCTGGGGCGGCACGCAACTGCTGCCGAACCTGATCGGCATCGACGCCGCCGTCACCGTCATCGTCGAGAACGCCCTGGCGCAGAACAGGATGACGCCCGCCCCGAAGGTCGTGAAGCTCGGCATCGCCGACGCGCTCTTCGAGCCGGCCGACTTCCTCGAGCGCTCGCTCGAGTGGGCGGTGGGTGTGCTCGGCGGCTCGGTGACGCCCGTCCGGCCGGAGATCGACCGCTCCACATGGGACGATGCCATCGCCCGTGCTCGCGCTGTCGTGGCCGCCCGCACCCGCAACGCGTCGCCCGGCCCCGTCCGGTCGGTCGAGCTGCTCGACCTGGCGCGGGCCGGCGCCGAGGGCGAGGCGTTCACGGCCGGCACCGCGGCCGAGGACGACGCGCTCACCGAGCTGCTGATGAGCGACCCGCTGCGGGCCTCGCTGTACGCGTTCGACCTCGTGAACAGGCGGGCCAAGCGGCCGGCCGGCGCGCCGGACAGGAAGCTGGCCCGGAAGGTCACCAAGGTGGGCGTCGTCGGCGCCGGGCTCATGGCCTCGCAGCTGGCGATGCTCTTCGTCCGGCAGCTGAAGGTGCCGGTGGTCCTCACCGACATCGACCAGGCGCGCGTGGACAAGGGCGTGGCCTACGTGCACGGCGAGCTGGACAAGCTCGCCCAGCGCGGCCGGTTGTCGGCCGACAAGCTCAACCAGCTCAAGGGCCTGGTCACCGGCTCGCTGTCCAAGGACGTCTTCGCCGACGCCGACCTGGTGATCGAGGCCGTCTTCGAGGAGATGTCGGTCAAGCAGCAGGTCTTCGCCGAGGTGGAGGCGGTCGTCTCCCCCGAGTGCGTACTGGCGACCAACACCTCGGCGCTGTCGGTGACCGAGATGGCCGCGAAGCTCGAGCACCCCGAGCGGGTCGTCGGGCTGCATTTCTTCAACCCGGTCGCCGTCCTCCCGCTGCTGGAGGTCGTGCGCGCCGAGCAGACCGACGACGCCACGCTGGCCACCGCCTTCGCCGTCGGGAAGTCGCTGAAGAAGAGCTGCGTGCTGGTGGCCGACGCCCCGGCGTTCGTGGTCAACCGGCTGCTCACCCGGTTCCTGGGTGAGGTCACCGCCGCCGTCGAGCAGGGCACCCCCGTGTCGGTCGCCGAGAAGGCGCTCGACCCGCTCGGCCTGCCGATGACGCCGTTCGAGCTGCTCTCGCTCGTCGGCCCCGCGGTCGCGCTGCACGTGGCCGAGCGCATGCACGAGGCGTTCCCCGGCCGGTTCGCCGTCGGCGAGGGCCTGCGGACGATCGTCGAGCTGGGCAGGACGAGTGTGTTCGTCGAGCCGGGCGTCGTCGACCCCGAGCTCGCGGACGCCTTCGCCGGCGACCAGCCGCTCACCGAGGAGGAGGTGCACGACCGGGCGGTCGAGGCGCTGGCGCAGGAGATCCGGCTGATGCTGGACGAGGGCGTGGTGCAGGCGGTGCAGGACATCGATCTGAGCATGATCCTCGGTGCCGGGTGGCCGTTCTGGCTGGGCGGCATCTCCGCCTACCTGGACCGCACCGGCGTCTCCGAGCGGGTCACCGGTTCGCGGTTCCTGCCGGAGGGCGTCGCCTCGCTCCCCGCCTGA
- a CDS encoding ribonuclease D: MLRSLEPAPGRGRPRPGAGGPTDEDRREGGRQLSSEPTPQPTETPAEETTPATPLLAPRDGLTPVIETSTQLVEYAEALRAGTGPVAVDAERASGYRYGQRAYLVQLRRDGAGTGLVDPVPLPDLSVLQAAIADAEWVLHAANQDLPCLAEIGLVPARVFDTELAARLAGLPRVGLGAVVESLLGFSLQKGHSAADWSTRPLPEEWLVYAALDVEVLVDLRDALAAILAEQGKTEWARQEFEAILAAGPPAPKQDPWRRTSGVHGLRSRRQLGMLRAIWEARDELARRRDVAPGRVLPDSAMVAAVQADPKNEGALLELPVFRGRANRRLVAHWFTALARGRALPENELPLHSKPGDGPPPVNRWADRDPAAATRLQAARAGLAELSEKHSVPVENVVSPDLVRRIMWSPPEPREAAAVADALRAGGAREWQVELTLDVLTDAVTRA, from the coding sequence GACCGGCGAGAAGGTGGACGGCAACTGAGCAGCGAGCCCACTCCCCAGCCGACGGAGACGCCGGCGGAGGAGACGACCCCCGCCACCCCGCTCCTCGCCCCCCGCGACGGTCTGACCCCGGTCATCGAGACCTCCACCCAGCTCGTCGAGTACGCCGAGGCGCTGCGCGCGGGCACCGGCCCGGTCGCCGTCGACGCCGAGCGCGCCTCCGGCTACCGCTACGGGCAGCGGGCCTACCTGGTGCAGCTGCGTCGCGACGGTGCGGGCACCGGCCTGGTCGACCCGGTGCCACTGCCGGACCTCTCGGTCCTCCAGGCGGCCATCGCCGACGCCGAGTGGGTGCTGCACGCGGCGAACCAGGACCTGCCCTGCCTGGCCGAGATCGGCCTGGTGCCGGCCCGCGTGTTCGACACCGAGCTCGCCGCCCGCCTCGCCGGCCTGCCGCGCGTCGGCCTGGGCGCCGTCGTCGAGTCGCTGCTGGGGTTCTCGCTGCAGAAGGGCCACTCGGCCGCCGACTGGAGCACCCGCCCGCTGCCCGAGGAGTGGCTGGTCTACGCCGCCCTCGACGTCGAGGTGCTGGTCGACCTGCGGGATGCGCTGGCCGCGATCCTGGCGGAGCAGGGCAAGACCGAGTGGGCTCGGCAGGAGTTCGAGGCGATCCTCGCCGCCGGCCCGCCGGCCCCGAAGCAGGACCCGTGGCGGCGGACATCCGGCGTGCACGGCCTGCGCAGCCGCCGCCAGCTGGGCATGCTGCGGGCGATCTGGGAGGCCCGCGACGAGCTCGCCCGCCGCCGTGACGTCGCCCCGGGCCGGGTGCTCCCCGACTCCGCCATGGTCGCCGCCGTGCAGGCCGATCCCAAGAACGAGGGCGCGCTGCTGGAGCTGCCGGTGTTCCGGGGCCGGGCCAACCGCCGCCTCGTGGCGCACTGGTTCACCGCGCTGGCCCGGGGCAGGGCGCTGCCCGAGAACGAGCTGCCGCTGCACAGCAAGCCGGGCGACGGTCCCCCGCCGGTGAACCGCTGGGCCGACCGCGACCCGGCCGCCGCCACCCGCCTGCAGGCCGCCCGCGCCGGCCTCGCCGAGCTGTCGGAGAAGCATTCCGTCCCGGTCGAGAACGTCGTCTCCCCCGACCTGGTGCGGCGGATCATGTGGAGCCCGCCCGAGCCGCGGGAGGCCGCCGCCGTCGCCGACGCCCTGCGCGCCGGGGGCGCCCGCGAGTGGCAGGTCGAGCTCACCCTGGACGTGCTGACCGACGCGGTCACCCGCGCCTGA
- a CDS encoding thiamine-binding protein translates to MNVIAEIQVAPSPPGTAENPHAHVEAAIAVIQSSGLRYEVGALGTTLEGEADEVWATLRAAHEAMLAAGAPAGLSHIKVASVDRTMDSLTAKFR, encoded by the coding sequence GTGAACGTGATCGCCGAGATCCAGGTCGCGCCGTCGCCGCCCGGCACCGCTGAGAACCCGCACGCGCACGTGGAGGCGGCGATCGCCGTCATCCAGTCCTCGGGGCTGCGCTACGAGGTGGGGGCCCTGGGCACGACGCTCGAGGGCGAGGCCGACGAGGTCTGGGCCACGCTGCGTGCCGCGCACGAGGCGATGCTGGCCGCCGGGGCCCCGGCCGGGCTCTCGCACATCAAGGTCGCCTCGGTGGACCGCACGATGGACAGCCTCACCGCCAAGTTCCGCTGA
- a CDS encoding ATP-binding cassette domain-containing protein, translated as MSALEQTPTTSTLDRPTLSLRGVNKSFGAVQVLHDVHLDVYPGKVTALVGDNGAGKSTLIKGIAGIHPFDSGEIEFDGERVTLHGPRDAAKLGIEVVYQDLALADNLDVVQNMFLGRERKRGVVLDEASMEEAARDTLTKLSVRTLKSVRQLVSSLSGGQRQTVAIAKAVLWESKLVILDEPTAALGVAQTRQVLDLVRRLADTGHAVVFITHNMVDVFEVADRVAALYLGRIAADVPIDQVDRTQVIELITSGRSGDLGLSAEDLED; from the coding sequence GTGTCCGCACTCGAGCAGACCCCGACCACCTCGACCCTCGACCGGCCGACACTCAGCCTGCGGGGGGTCAACAAGAGTTTCGGGGCCGTCCAGGTCCTGCACGACGTCCACCTCGACGTCTACCCCGGCAAGGTCACCGCGCTCGTCGGTGACAACGGCGCCGGCAAGAGCACGCTGATCAAGGGAATCGCCGGGATCCACCCGTTCGACTCGGGCGAGATCGAGTTCGACGGCGAGCGCGTCACCCTGCACGGTCCGCGCGACGCCGCCAAGCTCGGCATCGAGGTCGTCTACCAGGACCTCGCGCTCGCCGACAACCTCGACGTCGTCCAGAACATGTTCCTGGGCCGCGAGCGCAAGCGCGGCGTGGTCCTCGACGAGGCCTCCATGGAGGAGGCCGCGCGCGACACGCTGACCAAGCTGTCGGTGCGCACGCTCAAGTCCGTGCGCCAGCTCGTGTCCAGCCTCTCCGGTGGGCAGCGGCAGACCGTGGCGATCGCCAAGGCGGTCCTCTGGGAGTCCAAGCTCGTGATCCTCGACGAGCCGACCGCCGCACTGGGCGTCGCGCAGACCCGTCAGGTCCTCGACCTGGTCCGCCGGCTGGCCGACACCGGGCACGCCGTCGTCTTCATCACCCACAACATGGTCGACGTCTTCGAGGTCGCCGACCGCGTCGCCGCCCTCTACCTGGGCCGGATCGCGGCGGACGTCCCGATCGACCAGGTGGACCGGACCCAGGTCATCGAGCTGATCACCTCCGGCCGCTCCGGTGACCTGGGGCTCTCGGCCGAAGACCTCGAGGACTGA
- the dxs gene encoding 1-deoxy-D-xylulose-5-phosphate synthase, with protein sequence MPLLRSLRGPEDLRAIPAEQLPALAAEIRDALVTSVARTGGHLGPNLGCVELTIALHRVFESPREPIVFDTGHQSYVHKMLTGRVDGFERLRQRGGLSGYPSRTESEHDWVENSHASTSLSYADGLAKAFAIRGDRRPVVAVIGDGALTGGMAWEALNNIAAAQDRPVVIVVNDNGRSYSPTIGGVADALATLRLRPGYEQALLQVRQALHRAPVVGSALYDALHAIKKGLKDVLAPQGMFEDLGLKYVGPVDGHDIETMESALRRARSFGGPVIVHAVTTKGFGYPPAETDQIDAWHATGVFDPDSGASVAAARDWTTAFSDELVRIGAERSDVVAITAAMLHPTGLAAFAERFPERTFDVGIAEQHALTSAAGLAMGGLHPVVAVYSTFLNRAFDQLLMDVALHRQPVTVVLDRAGVTGSDGASHNGMWDMSLLSVVPGLRLAAPRDEPTLREALRESVAVTDGPTVVRFPKGAPPVDIPALERRGPVDVLRRGQRPDVLLVAVGSMVPMCLAVAERAADHGIEVTVVDPRWVLPVADELVTLASGFRLVVTVEDGGRAGGVGTTLTQALQDRDLDVPVRSVGLPQQFFEHGSRGQVLADAGLTEQDVARRIAEWTAVLTERAEDRLATPAVEDRA encoded by the coding sequence GTGCCGCTCCTGCGATCGCTCCGGGGTCCCGAGGACCTCCGGGCCATACCCGCCGAACAGCTCCCCGCGCTCGCGGCGGAGATCCGTGACGCGCTGGTCACCAGCGTGGCGAGGACCGGTGGCCACCTGGGCCCGAACCTCGGTTGCGTGGAGCTGACCATCGCCCTGCACCGGGTCTTCGAGTCCCCGCGCGAGCCGATCGTCTTCGACACCGGGCACCAGTCCTACGTGCACAAGATGCTCACCGGCCGCGTCGACGGCTTCGAGCGGCTCCGCCAGCGCGGCGGGCTGTCGGGCTACCCCAGCCGGACCGAGAGCGAGCACGACTGGGTCGAGAACAGCCACGCCTCCACCTCGCTCTCCTACGCCGACGGGCTGGCCAAGGCCTTCGCGATCCGCGGTGACCGGCGGCCCGTCGTCGCCGTCATCGGCGACGGCGCCCTGACCGGCGGCATGGCCTGGGAGGCGCTGAACAACATCGCCGCCGCGCAGGACCGCCCGGTGGTCATCGTGGTCAACGACAACGGCCGCTCGTACTCGCCGACCATCGGCGGCGTCGCCGACGCGCTGGCCACCCTGCGGCTGCGGCCCGGCTACGAGCAGGCGCTGCTGCAGGTGCGCCAGGCGCTGCACCGGGCCCCCGTCGTCGGGTCGGCGCTCTACGACGCGCTGCACGCGATCAAGAAGGGCCTCAAGGACGTCCTCGCCCCCCAGGGCATGTTCGAGGACCTCGGCCTGAAGTACGTCGGTCCGGTCGACGGGCACGACATCGAGACGATGGAGTCGGCGCTGCGCCGGGCCCGCTCCTTCGGTGGCCCGGTGATCGTCCACGCGGTCACCACGAAGGGTTTCGGGTACCCGCCCGCCGAGACCGACCAGATCGACGCCTGGCACGCCACCGGGGTGTTCGACCCCGACAGCGGCGCGAGCGTCGCTGCGGCACGGGACTGGACCACCGCCTTCTCCGACGAGCTCGTGCGCATCGGCGCCGAGCGCTCCGACGTCGTCGCCATCACCGCGGCGATGCTGCACCCGACCGGGCTGGCGGCGTTCGCCGAACGGTTCCCCGAGCGCACCTTCGACGTCGGCATCGCCGAGCAGCACGCGCTGACCTCGGCCGCCGGGCTGGCCATGGGCGGGCTGCACCCCGTCGTCGCCGTCTACTCGACGTTCCTCAACCGCGCGTTCGACCAGCTGCTGATGGACGTCGCCCTGCACCGCCAGCCGGTGACGGTCGTCCTCGACCGCGCCGGCGTCACCGGTAGCGACGGCGCCTCCCACAACGGCATGTGGGACATGTCGCTCCTCTCGGTGGTGCCCGGACTGCGCCTGGCCGCCCCACGGGACGAGCCCACGCTGCGGGAGGCGCTGCGCGAGTCCGTCGCCGTCACCGACGGGCCGACGGTCGTGCGTTTCCCCAAGGGGGCGCCACCGGTCGACATCCCGGCGCTCGAGCGGCGCGGGCCAGTCGACGTGCTCCGCCGCGGGCAGCGGCCGGACGTGCTGCTCGTCGCCGTCGGGTCGATGGTGCCGATGTGCCTGGCCGTCGCCGAGCGCGCCGCCGACCACGGCATCGAGGTGACCGTCGTCGACCCGCGGTGGGTGCTGCCGGTGGCCGACGAGCTGGTGACCCTGGCGTCCGGGTTCCGGCTGGTCGTCACCGTCGAGGACGGCGGCCGCGCCGGGGGAGTGGGCACCACGCTCACCCAGGCGCTGCAGGACCGTGACCTCGACGTGCCCGTGCGCAGCGTCGGTCTGCCGCAGCAGTTCTTCGAGCACGGCAGTCGCGGCCAGGTGCTGGCCGACGCCGGGCTCACCGAGCAGGACGTGGCCCGCCGGATCGCGGAGTGGACGGCGGTGCTCACCGAGCGCGCCGAGGACCGGCTGGCCACGCCGGCCGTCGAGGACCGGGCGTGA
- a CDS encoding ABC transporter permease subunit: MSSNTLTAAEASGPHKPAAGFEGDRQDNTVSGAFHGYLNKLRAGDLGALPAVLGIVVLGILFTVLRPGTFLTPLNLSNLLVQSTPIIVLAMGLVFVLLLGEIDLSAGVVSGVCSAVLAQLLVQAGVAWPIAILGAIATGAVIGMFTGSLVGMVGIPSFVVTLALFLGFQGVTLRLIGQGGTVPVREPVIRALANENVPVTLGWILAAVVAVAYAAVEFWRWRSQRSRGLAHQPLALVIVRVVVIAAVIFAVTAILSVDRALAAAIDLAGIPYAVPLVVLLLLILTFVLSRTSFGRHIYAVGGNAEAARRAGINVTRIRVMAFVISSSMAAISGILATSRLSSVTPDAGAGNTLLYAVGAAVIGGTSLFGGRGRARDAVLGGLVIAIIANGLGLLGVAAYLNFIITGGVLLLAAGVDALARRRAATARR, translated from the coding sequence ATGTCGAGCAACACCCTGACCGCCGCGGAGGCGAGCGGGCCGCACAAGCCGGCCGCGGGCTTCGAGGGCGACCGGCAGGACAACACCGTGTCCGGTGCCTTCCACGGCTACCTCAACAAGCTGCGGGCCGGTGACCTCGGCGCGCTCCCGGCCGTCCTGGGCATCGTCGTCCTCGGCATCCTGTTCACCGTCCTGCGGCCGGGCACCTTCCTCACCCCGCTGAACCTCTCCAACCTGCTGGTCCAGTCCACGCCGATCATCGTGCTCGCGATGGGCCTGGTCTTCGTCCTGCTGCTGGGCGAGATCGACCTGTCCGCCGGCGTGGTCTCCGGGGTCTGCTCCGCGGTCCTGGCCCAGCTCCTGGTGCAGGCGGGGGTCGCCTGGCCCATCGCGATCCTGGGCGCCATCGCGACCGGTGCCGTGATCGGCATGTTCACCGGCAGCCTCGTCGGGATGGTGGGCATCCCGTCGTTCGTGGTGACCCTGGCCCTCTTCCTCGGTTTCCAGGGCGTCACGCTGCGGTTGATCGGGCAGGGCGGCACCGTTCCGGTGCGCGAGCCGGTCATCCGCGCGCTGGCCAACGAGAACGTGCCGGTCACCCTCGGGTGGATCCTGGCCGCGGTGGTCGCCGTCGCCTATGCCGCCGTGGAGTTCTGGCGGTGGCGGTCCCAGCGTTCCCGGGGCCTGGCGCACCAGCCGCTGGCGCTCGTGATCGTGCGGGTGGTCGTGATCGCCGCCGTGATCTTCGCGGTGACCGCGATCCTCAGCGTCGACCGGGCGCTGGCGGCCGCCATCGACCTGGCCGGCATCCCGTACGCGGTCCCGCTCGTGGTCCTGCTGCTGCTGATCCTGACGTTCGTGCTCTCGAGGACCAGCTTCGGCCGGCACATCTACGCCGTCGGTGGCAACGCCGAGGCCGCACGCCGGGCCGGGATCAACGTGACCCGGATCCGGGTCATGGCGTTCGTGATCTCTTCCAGCATGGCGGCGATCAGCGGCATCCTGGCCACGTCGAGGCTGAGCTCGGTGACGCCCGACGCCGGTGCGGGCAACACCCTGCTGTACGCGGTGGGCGCCGCCGTCATCGGTGGCACCAGCCTCTTCGGCGGCCGCGGCCGGGCCCGCGACGCCGTCCTCGGTGGCCTGGTCATCGCGATCATCGCCAACGGGCTGGGCCTGCTGGGGGTCGCGGCGTACCTGAACTTCATCATCACCGGCGGCGTGCTGCTGCTGGCCGCGGGCGTCGACGCGCTCGCCCGCCGACGGGCCGCCACGGCCCGCCGATGA